In Raphanus sativus cultivar WK10039 chromosome 5, ASM80110v3, whole genome shotgun sequence, the following proteins share a genomic window:
- the LOC108862860 gene encoding glucose-6-phosphate 1-dehydrogenase 3, chloroplastic, which translates to MSSFSMSLSRTSSSSSSPFFPKHSSSLINGDPSRRSLSFLSASPQGLNLGDKLCARSERKLVQSSVVVGDGAVITKSSSGEIKDGPLSITSLEANKLVIESDEKSTVSITVVGASGDLAKKKIFPALFALYYEGCLPEHFTIYGYARSKMTDAQLRDMVSKTLTCRIDKRENCGEKMEEFLKRCFYHTGQYDSQEHFVALDNKLKEHEGGRLSNRLFYLSIPPNIFVDAVKCASSSASSVTGWTRVIVEKPFGRDTKTSAALTKSLKQYLDEDQIFRIDHYLGKELVENLSVLRFSNLIFEPLWSRQYIQNVQFIFSEDFGTEGRGGYFDHYGIIRDIMQNHLLQILALFAMETPVSLDAEDIRNEKVKVLRSMRPIQLEDVVIGQYKSTTKGGVTYPGYTDDKTVPKDSLTPTFAAAALFIDNARWDGVPFLMKAGKALHTRSAEIRVQFRHVPGNLYNRNSGTNLDRTTNELVIRVQPDEGIYLKINNKVPGLGMRLDQSNLNLLYSARYSKEIPDAYERLLLDAIEGERRLFIRSDELDAAWALFTPLLKEIEEKKTIPEFYPYGSRGPVGAHYLAAKHNVQWGDLSLDQ; encoded by the exons ATGTCATCGTTTTCTATGTCTCTCTCCcgcacctcctcctcctcctcctctcctttCTTCCCGAAACATTCTTCTTCCCTCATCAACGGCGACCCATCACGACGCTCACTCTCATTCCTCTCCGCTTCTCCTCAGGGGCTTAATCTTGGAGACAAGCTATGTGCTAGATCTGAGAGGAAGCTTGTCCAGAGCTCTGTTGTTGTGGGAGATG GCGCAGTTATCACAAAGTCAAGCTCAGGTGAGATAAAAGACGGACCTTTATCGATTACGTCACTAGAAGCAAACAAGCTTGTGATAGAGTCTGATGAGAAGTCGACGGTTAGTATAACGGTGGTGGGAGCCTCGGGTGATCTAGCCAAGAAGAAAATATTCCCAGCTCTCTTCGCACTCTACTATGAAGGCTGTCTTCCTGAG CATTTTACAATATACGGCTATGCAAGGAGTAAGATGACAGATGCTCAACTTAGAGACATGGTCAGCAAAACACTGACTTGTAGAATTGATAAGAG ggaAAACTGCGGTGAAAAGATGGAAGAGTTTCTCAAGAGATGTTTTTACCATACGGGTCAGTATGATTCTCAGGAACATTTTGTTGCTTTGGACAATAAGCTCAAGGAGCATGAG GGTGGAAGACTCTCGAACCGCCTTTTCTATCTTTCAATCCCTCCAAATATCTTTGTCGACGCCGTGAAATGTGCAAGCTCTTCTGCTTCATCTGTCACTGGATGGACTCGGGTCATTGTTGAGAAACCTTTTGGCAGAGATACCAAAACCTCGGCTGCTTTAACAAAGTCCCTTAAGCAGTACCTTGATGAAGACCAAATATTTAG GATAGACCATTACTTAGGAAAGGAACTAGTTGAGAACTTGTCGGTTCTTCGATTCTCAAATCTTATATTTGAACCGTTATGGTCAAGGCAGTACATACAGAACGTGCAATTCATATTCTCTGAGGATTTCGGCACTGAAGGACGTGGAGG GTACTTCGACCATTACGGCATAATAAGAGATATAATGCAGAATCATCTGCTTCAGATATTAGCTCTTTTCGCCATGGAAACCCCTGTAAGTTTGGATGCAGAAGATATCAGAAATGAAAAGGTAAAGGTTCTACGTTCAATGAGGCCAATACAACTTGAAGATGTGGTGATAGGACAGTACAAGAGCACCACCAAAGGAGGAGTCACTTATCCAGGCTATACCGATGATAAAACTGTCCCAAAAGATAGCCTGACACCCACATTTGCAGCTGCTGCACTCTTCATCGACAATGCAAGATGGGACGGTGTACCTTTTCTAATGAAAGCTGGGAAAGCATTACACACCCGGAG TGCGGAGATAAGAGTGCAGTTCAGGCATGTGCCTGGGAATTTATATAACAGGAACTCTGGTACTAATCTTGACCGGACCACAAATGAGCTTGTCATCCGTGTCCAACCAGATGAAGGCATCTATTTGAAAATCAACAACAAGGTCCCTGGTTTAGGAATGAGATTAGATCAGAGTAACTTGAACCTTCTCTATTCAGCAAG GTATTCAAAGGAGATCCCAGATGCATATGAGAGGCTGTTGCTGGATGCAATCGAAGGGGAACGAAGGTTGTTCATCAGAAGTGATGAACTGGACGCTGCTTGGGCGCTTTTCACTCCATTGCTCAAAGAGATAGAAGAAAAGAAGACAATCCCAGAGTTCTATCCTTATGGCAGTCGTGGTCCAGTTGGTGCTCATTATCTAGCTGCAAAACACAATGTCCAATGGGGAGACCTTAGTCTCGACCAGTGA
- the LOC108862565 gene encoding squamosa promoter-binding-like protein 11 isoform X1: MDCNMRSPFLWDLEHLILPNPVNDKDQLTTTTEWETDKGEGIESILPCFNGLERVSSLWDTPVSKSSQSTSTNSSSPQPKQRMLASETSQVKAPPTALEASPESDLSLKLGKRTYSEELWGGRNNNNNNDISAVSVKLLTRKKSKASCGQSMQVPRCQIDGCQLDLSSAKDYHRKHRVCENHSKCPKVTVGGVERRFCQQCSRFHAVSEFDETKRSCRKRLSHHNARRRKPQGVFPFNPDRVYDGRQHANMLWNGLSLNTRSEEKFAWDNTYDTKPTKTESSGFTLSFQRGNGSEQQMFASNNHSFSAYQTSAGKPKFQLHGQGGVGEYSGVLHESQDFHRALSLLSTSSDPMMVQPHTQPFSLLFSYDGVPK, from the exons ATGGACTGCAACATGAGATCTCCGTTTCTGTGGGACTTGGAGCATTTGATCTTACCCAACCCTGTAAATGACAAAGACCAGCTCACAACAACCACCGAGTGGGAAACTGACAAGGGTGAAGGAATCGAATCTATACTTCCCTGTTTCAATGGCCTTGAGAGGGTCAGTAGTCTCTGGGACACTCCTGTATCGAAAAGCTCACAGTCCACCTCTACCAACTCATCTTCACCCCAACCTAAACAACGCATGCTTGCATCAGAAACTTCCCAGGTGAAGGCACCACCCACAGCTCTCGAGGCATCTCCTGAATCTGACCTCTCTTTAAAACTAGGAAAGCGGACTTACTCTGAAGAGCTTTGGGGAGGtagaaacaacaacaataataatGACATTTCAGCCGTTTCTGTGAAGCTCTTGACTCGGAAGAAATCAAAAGCGTCGTGTGGTCAGAGCATGCAAGTCCCTCGTTGTCAGATTGATGGTTGCCAACTTGATCTTTCCTCTGCTAAGGATTATCATCGTAAGCATAGAGTCTGCGAAAACCATTCAAAGTGCCCCAAAGTTACTGTGGGTGGCGTGGAACGTCGTTTCTGCCAACAGTGTAGCAG GTTCCATGCTGTGTCTGAATTTGATGAGACGAAACGAAGCTGCCGCAAACGTCTTTCCCATCATAATGCGAGGCGTCGCAAGCCGCAAGGAGTGTTTCCATTTAATCCAGATAGGGTGTACG ATGGAAGACAGCATGCAAATATGTTGTGGAATGGGTTGTCGCTGAATACAAGATCTGAAGAAAAGTTTGCATGGGATAACACTTATGATACAAAGCCTACAAAGACAGAGAGCAGCGGCTTTACTCTGAGCTTCCAGAGAGGTAATGGCTCTGAGCAGCAGATGTTTGCTAGTAACAACCACTCTTTCTCTGCGTATCAAACCTCAGCAGGGAAGCCTAAGTTTCAACTTCATGGCCAAG GAGGTGTGGGAGAATACTCAGGAGTCCTCCATGAATCTCAAGATTTCCACCgtgctctctctcttctgtcaACTTCTTCTGATCCCATGATGGTCCAACCACATACGCAGCCATTTTCTCTACTCTTTTCATATGATGGTGTACCAAAATAG
- the LOC108862566 gene encoding squamosa promoter-binding-like protein 10 produces the protein MDCNMVSSPLCDWEHLIMPNLSRTESDKKQPSDWDIENGEGIESIFPCFATTTTTGFLHTPVSKSSQLTSTNSSSPKVTSSRGDFDQVKALEVPAESGDLCLKLGKRSYSDEEFWGGRNNNNNNDISAVSVKLLTRKKSKASCGQSMQVPRCQIDGCQLDLSSAKDYHRKHRVCENHSKCPLVTVGGMERRFCQQCSRLHAVSEFDEKKRSCRKRLSHHNARRRKPQGVFPLHPQRVYNPRQHTNMLWNELSLNTRSQEEKYAWGTTTYDTKTESGFTLNFQRGDGAEEQMFASSNLSFSGGFSAGKSNFLQLPGKGVGEYSGGLHETQDFYSALSLLSTDSHGGTKHHPMVESQPIHGTFPYSFHMN, from the exons ATGGACTGCAACATGGTATCATCTCCGTTGTGTGACTGGGAACATTTGATCATGCCCAACCTGTCAAGGACTGAAAGTGACAAAAAACAGCCATCTGATTGGGATATTGAGAATGGTGAAGGGATTGAATCTATATTTCCCTGTTttgccaccaccaccaccaccggtttcTTACACACTCCTGTATCAAAAAGCTCACAGTTGACCTCCACCAACTCATCATCTCCCAAAGTCACAAGTTCCCGTGGAGATTTTGACCAAGTCAAGGCTCTCGAGGTACCTGCTGAATCAGGAGACCTTTGTTTAAAACTAGGGAAACGGAGTTACTCTGATGAAGAGTTTTGGGGAGGtagaaacaacaacaataataatGACATTTCAGCCGTTTCTGTGAAGCTCTTGACTCGGAAGAAATCAAAAGCGTCGTGTGGTCAGAGCATGCAAGTCCCTCGTTGTCAGATTGATGGTTGCCAACTTGATCTTTCCTCTGCTAAGGATTATCATCGTAAGCATAGAGTCTGCGAAAACCATTCAAAGTGCCCTCTAGTTACTGTTGGTGGCATGGAACGTCGATTCTGCCAACAGTGTAGCAGGCTGCATGCCGTCTCTGAATTTGATGAGAAGAAACGTAGCTGCCGCAAACGTCTTTCGCATCATAATGCTAGGCGTCGCAAGCCACAAGGAGTGTTTCCTTTGCATCCACAGAGGGTGTACA ATCCAAGGCAGCATACGAATATGTTGTGGAATGAGTTGTCCCTTAACACAAGATCTCAAGAAGAAAAGTACGCATGGGGTACTACCACTTATGATACAAAGACAGAAAGTGGTTTTACTCTCAACTTCCAGAGAGGTGATGGCGCTGAGGAGCAGATGTTTGCTAGTAGCAACCTCTCTTTCTCTGGCGGGTTCTCAGCAGGGAAGTCCAACTTTCTTCAACTCCCTGGCAAAG GTGTAGGAGAATACTCAGGAGGCCTCCATGAAACGCAAGATTTCTACAgtgctctctctcttctgtcaACGGATTCACATGGTGGTACTAAACACCATCCCATGGTTGAATCACAGCCAATACATGGCACTTTCCCTTACTCATTTCATATGAATTGA
- the LOC108862565 gene encoding squamosa promoter-binding-like protein 11 isoform X2: MDCNMRSPFLWDLEHLILPNPVNDKDQLTTTTEWETDKGEGIESILPCFNGLERVSSLWDTPVSKSSQSTSTNSSSPQPKQRMLASETSQVKAPPTALEASPESDLSLKLGKRTYSEELWGGRNNNNNNDISAVSVKLLTRKKSKASCGQSMQVPRCQIDGCQLDLSSAKDYHRKHRVCENHSKCPKVTVGGVERRFCQQCSRFHAVSEFDETKRSCRKRLSHHNARRRKPQGVFPFNPDRVYDGRQHANMLWNGLSLNTRSEEKFAWDNTYDTKPTKTESSGFTLSFQRGNGSEQQMFASNNHSFSAYQTSAGKPKFQLHGQGVGEYSGVLHESQDFHRALSLLSTSSDPMMVQPHTQPFSLLFSYDGVPK, from the exons ATGGACTGCAACATGAGATCTCCGTTTCTGTGGGACTTGGAGCATTTGATCTTACCCAACCCTGTAAATGACAAAGACCAGCTCACAACAACCACCGAGTGGGAAACTGACAAGGGTGAAGGAATCGAATCTATACTTCCCTGTTTCAATGGCCTTGAGAGGGTCAGTAGTCTCTGGGACACTCCTGTATCGAAAAGCTCACAGTCCACCTCTACCAACTCATCTTCACCCCAACCTAAACAACGCATGCTTGCATCAGAAACTTCCCAGGTGAAGGCACCACCCACAGCTCTCGAGGCATCTCCTGAATCTGACCTCTCTTTAAAACTAGGAAAGCGGACTTACTCTGAAGAGCTTTGGGGAGGtagaaacaacaacaataataatGACATTTCAGCCGTTTCTGTGAAGCTCTTGACTCGGAAGAAATCAAAAGCGTCGTGTGGTCAGAGCATGCAAGTCCCTCGTTGTCAGATTGATGGTTGCCAACTTGATCTTTCCTCTGCTAAGGATTATCATCGTAAGCATAGAGTCTGCGAAAACCATTCAAAGTGCCCCAAAGTTACTGTGGGTGGCGTGGAACGTCGTTTCTGCCAACAGTGTAGCAG GTTCCATGCTGTGTCTGAATTTGATGAGACGAAACGAAGCTGCCGCAAACGTCTTTCCCATCATAATGCGAGGCGTCGCAAGCCGCAAGGAGTGTTTCCATTTAATCCAGATAGGGTGTACG ATGGAAGACAGCATGCAAATATGTTGTGGAATGGGTTGTCGCTGAATACAAGATCTGAAGAAAAGTTTGCATGGGATAACACTTATGATACAAAGCCTACAAAGACAGAGAGCAGCGGCTTTACTCTGAGCTTCCAGAGAGGTAATGGCTCTGAGCAGCAGATGTTTGCTAGTAACAACCACTCTTTCTCTGCGTATCAAACCTCAGCAGGGAAGCCTAAGTTTCAACTTCATGGCCAAG GTGTGGGAGAATACTCAGGAGTCCTCCATGAATCTCAAGATTTCCACCgtgctctctctcttctgtcaACTTCTTCTGATCCCATGATGGTCCAACCACATACGCAGCCATTTTCTCTACTCTTTTCATATGATGGTGTACCAAAATAG
- the LOC108862861 gene encoding uncharacterized protein LOC108862861 encodes MEQLVSMGFSSDLAAEALTATGGDSIQKAAEWILSHRPPHQPNTATSQPKLDRFLRPNSNSKTLTPLGDSNKRPKLSPPPPPSTHRPLSERMRPRTLDDVVGQDHLLSPSSLLRSAVDSNRLPSIIFWGPPGTGKTSIAKSLINSCKDPSHYRFLSLSAVTSGVKDVRDAVETAKKLNLEGKKRTVLFMDEVHRFNKSQQDSFLPVIEDGTILFIGATTENPSFHLITPLLSRCRVLTLSPLKPNHVETLLRRALDDDSLLVTTSVDDSVIEFLANNCDGDARVALNALEISANMATARAGSSEGDVVVSVSLDDAKEALQSKHLAYDKAGDQHYNLVSALHKSMRGGDANAAIYWLARMLEGGEEPLYIARRLIRFASEDVGLADPSALTQAVACYQASHFLGMPECNVILAQCTAYLALAPKSIAVYRAMETAKKVVKDSVGQNEGVPLHLRNAPTKLMKELGYGKEYIYPPNDPSSAAAQTYLPPSLLHYKFLEWPQDASGDAQEQERRL; translated from the coding sequence ATGGAGCAACTAGTAAGCATGGGTTTCTCCAGCGACTTAGCCGCCGAAGCTTTAACCGCCACCGGCGGAGACTCCATCCAGAAAGCCGCCGAATGGATCCTCTCCCACCGCCCTCCTCACCAACCCAACACCGCCACGTCACAACCCAAACTCGACCGTTTCCTCCGCCCAAATTCCAATTCCAAAACCCTAACCCCACTCGGTGATTCCAACAAACGCCCCAAGctctcaccaccaccaccaccctcCACCCACCGGCCTCTATCGGAGCGTATGCGTCCTCGCACTCTCGACGACGTCGTTGGCCAAGACCACCTCCTCTCTCCCTCTTCCCTCCTCCGCTCCGCCGTCGACTCCAACCGCCTCCCTTCCATCATCTTCTGGGGTCCACCTGGCACTGGCAAAACCTCAATCGCCAAATCCCTCATCAACTCCTGCAAGGATCCTTCTCACTACCGCTTCCTCTCCTTGTCCGCCGTTACTAGCGGCGTCAAGGATGTGAGAGACGCCGTCGAAACTGCCAAGAAGCTTAACCTAGAAGGCAAGAAGAGGACTGTTTTGTTTATGGATGAAGTTCATCGCTTCAACAAGTCACAGCAAGACTCGTTCCTTCCTGTTATTGAAGATGGCACCATCCTCTTCATTGGTGCCACCACTGAGAACCCCTCTTTTCATTTGATCACACCTTTGCTCTCTCGCTGCAGAGTCCTCACTCTTAGTCCCTTGAAACCTAATCATGTTGAGACTCTTCTTAGACGAGCTCTTGATGATGATTCCCTACTCGTTACTACTAGTGTTGATGATTCTGTTATTGAGTTCTTGGCCAACAACTGCGATGGTGATGCACGTGTTGCGTTGAATGCCTTGGAAATCTCAGCTAATATGGCTACTGCTCGAGCTGGATCTAGTGAGGGAGATGTTGTTGTTTCTGTGTCTCTTGATGATGCTAAAGAGGCTCTTCAGAGCAAACATTTGGCTTATGACAAGGCTGGGGATCAACATTACAACCTCGTAAGCGCGCTGCACAAGTCTATGCGAGGAGGAGATGCTAACGCCGCAATCTACTGGCTGGCTAGGATGCTTGAAGGTGGTGAAGAGCCGCTTTACATTGCGAGGAGGCTTATAAGGTTTGCAAGCGAGGACGTTGGCCTTGCCGACCCTTCAGCTCTTACTCAGGCGGTTGCTTGCTATCAAGCTTCCCATTTCTTGGGTATGCCTGAGTGCAATGTGATTCTTGCTCAATGCACTGCTTACTTGGCGCTGGCTCCTAAGTCCATTGCTGTTTACAGAGCAATGGAAACGGCGAAGAAGGTCGTGAAGGACTCGGTTGGTCAGAATGAAGGGGTGCCTCTACATCTGAGGAATGCTCCGACCAAGTTAATGAAGGAGCTTGGGTATGGAAAAGAGTATATATATCCTCCTAACGACCCTTCTTCTGCAGCAGCTCAGACGTATCTACCTCCGTCTCTTCTGCATTATAAGTTCCTGGAATGGCCTCAAGATGCATCAGGTGATGCCCAAGAGCAAGAACGTAGGCTCTAA